A window of Bacteroidales bacterium genomic DNA:
ATCAACAGCATAATTATTATGTTCCTCAATTCCGGTTGCAATTGTGAGAATGTTGGGATCGAAAATTATGTCTTCCGGCGGACAGTTAACTTTCTGTGTGAGAATATCATAGGCTCGTTTGCAAATTGCTGTTTTTTCTTCGAAAGTTGCAGCCTGACCGTTTTCGTCAAACGCCATAACAACGACAGCCGCACCATATCGGCGAATTTCTTTTGCATGATTTATGAAAACATCTTCGCCTTCTTTTAAGCTTATTGAATTTACGATTGCTTTTCCTTGCAAACATTTTAAGCCCGCAATAATTACATTATGCTTAGAGCTGTCAATCATAACGGGGACTTTTGCTATATCCGGCTCAGAAACTAAAAGACTAAGAAAAGTTACCATTTCAATTTCGGCATCGAGCATGGCATCGTCCATGCAAACATCAATAATTTGAGCTCCGTTTTCAACTTGTTGCCTTGCAATAGTCAGAGCTTCCTCGTATTTTTTTTCTTTTATCAATCGTGCAAACCTTCTTGATCCTGCAACATTCGTGCGTTCTCCTATGTTTATGAAGTTATTTTCTTTACTTATTTCAAGAAGTTCTAATCCGCTTAATTTACTTTTTATTTTCTTTTCGGCAACTTTATGAACTTGCGATTTATCGGCAATTTTTACAATTTCGCGAATATGTTCCGGGGTTGTTCCGCAACATCCTCCGATTATGTTTACATAAGAACTATCAAGAAACTGTTTAATTTGAATTGCCATTTTATCGGGAGTTTCGTCATATTCTCCGAATTGATTGGGCATTCCTGCATTTGGGTGTGCCGAAATTTTGAAGTTTGATTTTTCTGACATTTCAACAATATGCGGAAGCATATCGTGTGCACCTGTTGAGCAATTCAGCCCTATTGTGAGCAAATCGATATGTGAAAGAGAACTTATAAACGCCCCGACTGTTTGTCCCGAAAGTGTCCGACCGCTTTTATCTGTAACAGTTCCGGAAACCATTATCGGAATTTTAATATTTCTTTTTTCAGCTTCGTTTTGAACGGCAAAAAGTGCAGCTTTGGCATTAAGAGTGTCAAAAATAGTTTCGATTAAAATAATATCTGCACCCCCGTCAAGTAAACCTCTGATTTGCGGAATGTAACAATCTACAACATCGTCAAAATTTACCGCACGCATACCCGGGTTTTCAACATCGGGCGACATTGATGCAGTTTTGTTTGTAGGTCCCACGGAACCTGCTACAAAACGAAATTTCTCAAGATTCTTTTCGGAAAATTCATCACAAAGGTTTCTTGCAATTTGAGCAGATTTTAAGTTCATTTCATAAACCAAATCATATTGGTGCATATCATAATCTTCCATTGAAATTAGATTTGCATTGAAAGTGTTGGTTTCAAGAATATCTGCACCGACTTCAAGATATTTTCGATGAATTTCTTCAATAACTTGCGGTTGAGTAATTGAAAGCAAATCATTATTTCCCTTTAAATCAAGATGGTAGTCGGCAAATCTTTTTCCTCTGAAATCTTTTTCGGAAAGTTTGTAAGACTGAATTAAGCTCCCCATTGCTCCGTCAAGAACGAGAACTTTGTTTTTAAGTGCTGTGTATAATTTGTTTGAATTTTTCATGTTTTTTTATTAAATTATTATTCCCAATATCGGGCAGGTTTTGGCACCTACCTTAATGCAAGGGGTTGCCGGAGTTTCATTGAGCCTGGTCTCTCCGCTCCTCTTAATAATTCAAACTTTTATGATACGAAAAGAATGAACGAAAGATGTTACAAATAAAAAGGATTTTTACTTTATTTCAAAATTTATTGTTTCTTTGATTACTTAATTGCTGTTAAACTAATTTTTTCAATTTTAAAAATGAGCAAAGAATTTTTTATAGAAGAAATCGGTATTGTAAAAATAACTAAAAAAAGAGGGGTAAAGAGAATGACTTTACGGGTAAAGCCTTTCAGCCCGATAAACATTACCGTTCCTTATACTGTAACTTTTAATTCTGCAATATCTTTTGTAAAAGAAAAAAAAGAATGGATTATTAATTCAAGAAAGAAAATTTCTGAAACTGAAAATAAAAGAACAAAATTTACGTCTGAAACTAAATTTCAAACAAAAAAAAGAGAATTGGTTTTTATTCCTTCCCAACACACACAAATATATATTACAAAAACGAAAATAACGGTTGAATATTCAAAAAATGAAGACCTGTTATCTGCGGTAAATCAAGATTATATTCGCAAGGGGATTGTTGAGGCATTAAGAATTGAAGCAAAAGAATACCTTCCGGCAAGGACTGAACATTTAGCTGAAAAATACGAGTTTAACTACAATAACGTTACGGTAAGAAATGCAAAAACTCGATGGGGAAGTTGCTCCGGGCAAAATAATATCAGTTTAAATCTTCATTTAATGCGACTTCCCGAGATATTAATTGATTATGTTATTTTGCATGAGTTGTGCCATACCGTTGAAAAAAATCACGGGAAAAACTTTTGGCTTTTACTTGATAAAGTTTCGGGTAATGCGAGGGGGCTTGATAAGCAACTTAAGCAATACAGTCCGAGTATTTTTTAAATTCGAACAACTAATATTGCACCGCCAAGTTTTATTTTATCTTTCGAAACAAGCTTTTGTGTTTTTATCTTTTTTTGATTTACAACAACTCCGTTTGTACTTCCTAAATCTTGTATTTTAAAAAACTCACCTTCCTTGTTTATTACAGCATGAGAACCCGAAACAGTTCTGTCAGGGATAATAATATCATTTGAAGAACTTCTTCCGATACTGATGATATGTTTTTCAAAAAAATATGTTTTATTAAACCCTTTGGTTTTTACATTAATTTCAATCGGCTTTATTGTTTTTTGATTTGTCAAACTTTTTTCAATAACCGGAATTGTGATTTTCTTTTTTTTGTAGAATAAAGACAGAATCAGAAAAGTTGCCAATAGTCCTGACAGAATCAAGAGAATATTCTCTCTTTTATTAAATATTTTTTTTGGCTTTGTGATTTCTTTTTCAATTGAATTTTCTCTATAGTTGATAATAATTCGATTCTGCGGTTTATTTTGCTCTGTTGTAAATACAATTCGAATAACTTCTGCCTCTGCAGTATTTGCCTGTAAAGAAATGTCCTCAATATATCGGCTTATCGTTTTATATAAGTCTCGCTTATTTATTTCCGTAAAGATTCCGCCTGTTTTCGTACAAATGTCAATAAGTTTATTCTTAGCTTCTTTTTCTATTTTTTCTGTAAGGATAATATATACAGGCTCTGTTTTTTTTGTAAGAAAGTTTGTAACCGGCTCGGGCTTAACTTTTAAAGATTTATTTATAAAAATGACTCCTTTTCCGGAAAAAACATCTTTACGCTTTTGTATATTTGCGAAAAACTTTTCGGCACTTTTGATTTCTCTTTTTTTTAATCCGTATTTTGTTTTTGTAAATAAATTTTTTTCCAAAGTGTTTATATAAAAAAAGTGGTTTTTGCTGAACTCCGGGCTTAAGAAGTGGATAAAGTTTTTGCTTGTATCCGATTTTAGTATAATACCGATATTTATTTTATATGTTTCATTTAATTGCTTTATATTTTCAGCAAGAGCTTTTCGAATTTCTTCGCTTGAATTAACATCAATTATA
This region includes:
- a CDS encoding FHA domain-containing protein codes for the protein MKFRNDLLIFMFLFFFMNSNLYAQEELKVIKVDNSKFPEIELFLNVKSNFNPKEISITENNSTLEISIDTVKQNEIVTGQSIMFIIDVNSSEEIRKALAENIKQLNETYKINIGIILKSDTSKNFIHFLSPEFSKNHFFYINTLEKNLFTKTKYGLKKREIKSAEKFFANIQKRKDVFSGKGVIFINKSLKVKPEPVTNFLTKKTEPVYIILTEKIEKEAKNKLIDICTKTGGIFTEINKRDLYKTISRYIEDISLQANTAEAEVIRIVFTTEQNKPQNRIIINYRENSIEKEITKPKKIFNKRENILLILSGLLATFLILSLFYKKKKITIPVIEKSLTNQKTIKPIEINVKTKGFNKTYFFEKHIISIGRSSSNDIIIPDRTVSGSHAVINKEGEFFKIQDLGSTNGVVVNQKKIKTQKLVSKDKIKLGGAILVVRI
- a CDS encoding M48 family metallopeptidase — protein: MSKEFFIEEIGIVKITKKRGVKRMTLRVKPFSPINITVPYTVTFNSAISFVKEKKEWIINSRKKISETENKRTKFTSETKFQTKKRELVFIPSQHTQIYITKTKITVEYSKNEDLLSAVNQDYIRKGIVEALRIEAKEYLPARTEHLAEKYEFNYNNVTVRNAKTRWGSCSGQNNISLNLHLMRLPEILIDYVILHELCHTVEKNHGKNFWLLLDKVSGNARGLDKQLKQYSPSIF